From the Kitasatospora atroaurantiaca genome, the window CCCTCAGGCGGCGCGTCGGAGTGAGCGGTGGATGACTCCCGGCCGGCTCCGGAGCCACCCGAGTGCCCGGAGCCGCCGGAGTGCGGGGAACCGCCGCCGGAGTGGCCACCCCCGGCCGCCCCTCCCCCGGACGGCATGTGCAGTCCGGGGGTCGGGGGTATCCCGGCGCCGCTGGTCTCGTGGTGCGGGGCGGCGTCGGGCGTCACCGCATGCGGAACGGGCCCGGTCGTCGTCTGCGAAGCCCCGTCGCGCGGAGGGGGCTCCGACCCGCCGGCCGTGACGGGCTCGGCGCGGACAGGAGCGGGCCCGTGGGCGGCACCGCCCTGCGGCGGCACCGTACCCGACGCCCCGTCGGCCGGCGGACGGACCGGAGTCCCGCCACCGGCCACCGGGTGGGTCGGGTCGTTCCCGTGACCACCTGTCGAGCCGCTGGTCCCCTCGTGGGTGGGCGCAGGCGTCGGCGCACTCTCGTGCGACGGCGTCGGCACAGCCCCGGTCTCATGCGTCGGCGCCGGCACGGGCCCGGCCTCGTGCGACGGCGCCGGTACAGGACCGGCCTCGTGCGACGGAGTCGGCACGGGCGCACCCTCATGCGCGGGCGCAGGCGTCGGCGCACCCTCGTGCACCGAAGGCGCAGCGCCCTCCCGGCCACCGGCCGTCGGCGAACCACCCTCATGCGCGGGCGCAGGCGTCGGCGCACCCTCGTGCACCGAAGGCGCAGCGCCCTCCCGGCCACCGGCCGTCGGCGAACCACCCTCATGCGCGGGCGCAGGCGTCGGCGCACTCTCGTGCGAGGCCGGGCCGGTCGGGCCGCCGCCGTGCTCGGCCGGCGGCATGCCACCGCCCACCGGGCCGCGCGAGCCGGTCCCGGCGGACTCGTGGCCGGTCGGGGCCGGGGCACCGCCCTGGTGCGGAACCGGCGGACCCGTCTCCCCGTGCGCCACCGGCGACGGACCGCCGGAGGTGCCGTGGGTCGAGGGGGCGTCGTCGCCCGTGCGGGAGCCGCCGGAGGAGTGCGGAGCGGACGGGCCGGACGCGATGTCCGGCGAACCCGATCCTGCTGGCGTGTGGCTTCCGCCCGTCTGCCGGTCGGAGCCGAACGGCACCAGGCCCTTCGGGCCGCCCGAACCGCCCGAACCGCCGGAACCGCCCGAATCGCCGGTGTGCCCGGGCGCAGCCGTACCCGTGCTCCTCTCGGAGCCCCCGGGCCCGCGGTAGCTGCCGCCGGACCCGCCCTCGTGGCCGCCGCCCGCGCCGCCGCTGCCGCCGCCGAAGACCGGAGCGCCGTCGGTGCCGGGGTGCAGGCCGCCGCCTCCGCCCGGTGTGCCGGTGTGCGGGATCTCGCCGGGCGGCCCGTTGAAGTGCGAGCGGGCCGCCGCGGCTCCCGCGTGGGCGCCGACCGCTCCGGCGCCGCCCATGCCGGAGCCGAGCAGGCTGCCGCCGTCGACCTTGCCGGTGGTGATGAGCTGGGTCGCGACGTCCGTTCCGACGCCGGTCGCGGCGCCGTGGAGCATCTTGCCGCCGGTGGTCTCCATGATGTGGCCGAGGCCGGCCTTGCCCGCGGCCGAGCCGAGGCCCTTGCCGATGAGGTTCCCGGACGCACCGGCCACGGCACCGCCGAGCGCGTTCTGCCCGAACTCCTTGGCGTCGAAGCTCTTACGGTGTCCTTCCATCATCTCGATGCCCTGGGCCATGGCGTTGATGGCGGCCATCTGGACGGCCTGCTTGATCGCGTGCTCCAGGGCCTCCTGCAGCAGCTTCTTGAGGACCTGCTGCACGACCGTGCGGCTGATGCCGACCTCGATCGGGATCTGCGCCAGCGAAACACCGGCAGTGAACGGTGCTTCGGCCTCCGCCGTGGCCACCTCGAAGGCCAGGATGCCCAGTTGGGCGATGATCTGGATCTTCGCAGTCTCGGCCGAGTTGGCCATGCCCTCCAGCATGTCGCCCATGCCCTTGCAGGCCTCGACCATGCCGGGAAGGAATCCAGGGTCCTGCTGGGTGCCCTTACCGACGGTGTACTGCTCCCAGTGCTTCTCCAACGCCTCGGACGCGACGCCCTGCTGGCCGTCCAACGCCCGCTTCAGGGCCGCGTCGGCGGACTGTCCGGCGTCATTCAGGCGCTCGGCGGCCTTGCGCCAGTGATCGGCCATCTCGCGCAGTGCATCCTCGTCGGCCTCGGGCCAACGGGTGCCCGCGAGCAGCATGAGAACCCACTGCAGGGGCTCAGGTAGCTCGACTGCCATGGGTCAGTGCCTTCCGGTGATGTGCGGCCGGGACTGTGCGATTCCGCTCAGCGTGGCGTTGGGCAGGATCGGCGCCGTGGGGGCGGCGGACGAGGCCCCGGCGGCCGGGGACCAGTAGGTGCCCTGGGTCGCCTGCAACTCGCTGTCCTGGCCGGTCATGTCGCCGGACAGCACGGTCTCGGTGCCCTCGTAGTTCTCGGCCATCGCCTTCAGGCCGTCGGCGATGTACTTGAGGCCCTTGGGAAGGCCCGCGAGGCCCTTGAGGGTGTCCTCGCTGTACTTCAGGTAGCCCTTCTCGCCCTCGGCGAACTTCTTGCCCGACTCGTCGTCCCCCCAGGGCTTTCCCGCCTGCATTCCGGAGAGGAAGCTGCTGAGGCTCGTGCTGAGTTCGGCGATCTGGTCGGACGCGGCGAGGACGGGAGCGATGGCCGCCCGGTACTGCTCGGGAGAGACCTTGAAACCCGAGCCCGCCGAGGCGGGGCCTCCGCCGGACTGCGACGCCGCGGCGCGCTTCTCCACGGGCTGCCCGGAGGTGGCGCGCAGCGCTGCGGTCGTGGGCTGCAGACCCGTCCCGGCGGACACCGTCCCGAACCGCGGCCGCGCCAACGCGTCGGCGGCCGTCCGGGTGGCCGTCAACGGCTCACCGTCCTGCAGCCGCGGCTCCGCCATCGTCACGGGGCTCGCGTCCTGCAGCCGACGCTCGGACTCGACCGGCATCGCGTGCAGCCGCGGCTCCGCCATCGTCACAGGGCTCACGTCCCGCAGCCGCGGCTCCGCCGCCGTCACGGGGCTCGCGTCCTGCAGCCGACGCTCGGACTCGACCGGCATCGCGTGCAGCTGAGGCTCCGCCATCGTCACAGGGCTCGCGTCCCGCAGCCGCGGCTCCGCCGCCGTCTCCATCCGCAGGAGCGGCTCCGAGTCCACCGACATGGCCCGCAACCGCTCGTGGGCGGGGACCGCCGTCGTCTCTGCGGCACGGAATTCCGTGCCCACTTCCTCATCCATGGAGTTTCCACATCGACGTGTTCGGGATCCCGGTCCGCGGACCGGCTGACTGCGGCGTACGCCTAAGGCGCCCCGCTCGGTGGCCGTCGTACGACAGCCGGGTCATCGTCGGGCGCCGGGCCGGGCCGCCGGGGCCTGCCCGGCCGGGCTCTGACCGGTGCCGTCGGTGTTCTCGAAGGCGCCGGCGGAGGCCAGCCGGGAGAGCGCGTCCCGGAGGAAGCTGCTCGGCACCTGGTATCCGCCCTCCTCGCGGAGGGGCGGGCGGGCGGCCGTGGCGGCGTCGCCGGAGCCTCCGGCGGCCGGGGCGGCGGTCCCCGAGGAGCTTCCGCCCTCCGGGGCGCCGGACCGCCGGGCCGCGACGGAGCGGGCCCGGTCGAGGTACGCCTCGTCGGTCGCCTCCCCGGGTCCGTCACCGGATACCGCGCGTCCCTCGGACGGCCGGGCGCCGCCGCCCGTGCCGCCCGCCGTGGCGGCGGGTGACGTGCCGTCACCGGTCGCGGTGCCGGTTCCGCCGGAGTCCGGCCCGTCGCCGGCGGCCTGCGGGCCGAGGAGTGCGCCGGCCAGCTGGGTGAGCAGGGTGTTCTCGGGGGACGCCTGGCCGTCGTCCGGCGTGGCGTTGGCGACGGCCGGCGGCGGTGTCCGGTCCCCGACCTGTTCGTCGCCCCGGGCGCCGTCCAGCCACCGCTGGCGCATCCGCTGCCACTGGCGGTCGCCTGTCCGTGCCTCGGTGGCCTTGCCGTGCACGCCGGAGTCGGTCGCCAACGGCTCGTCCTCGTCGTCGAGTTCGGCACCGAATCGGGTCGGCCGGAGGAACTTGTTGGCACCCTTCGTCCGTCCGGCGCCGCCACCTGCCCCGCCGCCGCCCATGTGGCCCAGACCCGAGGCGCCCGCGACGCCCGGGCGGGCGGACGACGTGCCGCCCGCCGCGGCGCCGCCTGCCATGCCGGACCGCGCGGCTGTCTGGCTACTGCCGAGGCCGCTGCCGGTGCGGCCGCCCGCCTCCGCAGCGGCCGCGGCCGTGGCGGAACGTGACGGCATTCCACCGCCCAGGCCGCCACCACCCAGCCCGCCGCCGCCGAGACCGCCCACCGTGCCCTTGCCCTTGCCCGGAAGGACGCCTGCGCCGCCCAGCCCGGGTATCGACGCACCGCCCGCGCCCCCGGCGCCGCCGACGCGGCCGCCACCGAGGCCCCTGAGGCTGCCGGGGGTGCTGCCGGCACTGCCTGCCACTCCGCCGAGGGTGCCCCCGCCGAGGCCGCCGAACGGGGAGCTCGCTCCGCCGGCCGGGCCCGCGGTCCAGGGGGCCAGCGCGGAGGAGCCGCCGTGTGGGGCGGATCCGGGTGCGGATCCGGGAGCGGATCCGGGAGCGGATCCGGGTGCGGATCCGGGAGCGGATCCGGGTGCGGATCCGGGTATCGAGCCGGTGAGACCTGCCAGGCCGAGGCCCGGCGAGTTCGGCTTGAGCGGGCGGAAGACCGGCCGGCCCGCGTCGTCGCAGGTACCGGAGCCCGAGCCGGAGCCGAGGCCGATCTGCGGGGGCTGGTACGGCCTGAGCGATCCGGTGGCCGGCCCACGCGCAGCTCCGCCGCCCCCGCCGCCGCCCCCGCCGCCGCCACTGCCGCCGCCGAAGCCGCCGGGAATGCCGAAGCCGCCCGCGCCACCGGGGCCTCCTGAGGCGAGCGGGCGGCCGTCGGGCCCGAGCGCCGCCCCGCCCACCGCCGGGTCGCCGGGCAGCCCGTTCAGGGCCCCGGGGGCGTCGGTGGCCGCGACCGAGTCCAGCCCGACCATCTGTGCGGTCATCGGCGAGGCGGGCATGCCGGGGGCGCTCATCGTCGTGGGGCGGGCCTGCACGGTGCCGGGCGCGGTCGTGCCCGAACCGCTGCCACCGCCCAGGACGCAGACCTGGCCCGCGCTCGTCATCCGCTCGACGTGGCCCGCGTTCTGGCGGAGCATCGAGTCCACGCCTGAGCCGACCTGGCCGACGTAGGTGTGGTACATGTCCGCGGCCTGCCGGACACCCTCGGACTGGGCGACGTCGTCGCCCTTGCCCGCCGGGTTGTTGTCGATGTAGTCCTTCGCGTATTGGAGTTCGCGGACCATCTCGGTCTTGGTCTGGGTGACCGCGGTGGTGGCCCCGCGCAGCGACTGGGCGACCGCGACCCCGGCGTCGAGGGTGGTCGCCGCGTGGGAGTCTTCGCGCCCGGCGTACTTCTGGAGGTACTCCTGATAGCTGTCGGCCGCCTCCCCCTCCATGTTCTCCCGGGCCTGCTGGGCCCCGGCGACGATGGCCGGGATCCTCGTCCTGGCAGCCTCGTTCCAGGCGTCCCACGCGGCGGCCAGTTCGGCGAGCAGGCCCTCGTCGGCGTTGGGGAAGGCGATGTCCGCCCCGTGCTCGTTGCTCTGCACGACCTTGAGCACTTCGGCAAGGTCCGGCGGCAGCTCGATCATGGCGCGTCACCTTCTTCAATGGACTGCCCGGGGGGACATCCGGGAGGTCGGCGGCCGTGCGCGCGACACGGCCGCCGGGGCGGAGGCGGGAGGCGGGAGCCTCGGGGAGGCCCTGTGAACGGGCCTCGGACGGGACGTCAGATCAACTGCCGGCCCCCACCGGGCCCGGCGTGGGACTGCGGGTCCGGCCTGGGGTGGTTGTACTCGAGCGTGGGTGCGGCGGGCGCCTGGTAGAGCGGCTCCGCCGGGTCGGGTGCCGGGGGCGACGACGCCGGGACGTTCACGACCGGGGCGGTCCGGGCCGTCGTCATCGAGGCCGGGACAGCCTGGACCGTCCCCGTCCCCGTCCCCGTCCCCGGCGTCGCGGAGACGCCCGTGATCGCCTGGAGTGCGGTGGCCTGCTGCTCGTCGGTGGCGCGGTGGTTCCGGCAGACCGTCTGGAGGTTGTCCGCCAGCTTGGCCGAGTTCTGGAGGAACTGGCGGATGCCCTGGAGCACCTGCTGCTGGTGGTCGGCGAGGCCGCCGACCGAGGACGACGAACCGCTCAACGCCCTGCCGAGCGCGTCCGTGCCGTAAACCGACGGCCGGATCTGGCGTACCGCCGCCTCCAGGCGCGCGGCCGGCGCCTCCAGGTCGTCGAGCAGCCCCTGGATCTGTTTGGCTGACGCCTCGACCACGTCGAGCTCGATCCGGACGATACCGGTCACTCTTCCCCACCCCCACACGTCCTCCCGTCGGTTGCCCGCGCGGGAATCTCTGACGATACGTCATCAGTGGTACATACCAGTTAACACCGGATGATATGTACATCACATGACAATCTGTGATGGAACGTCACAGATCCCTACAGGGCGCGCACCCCGTCCGGCCCGACCACGTGCAGTCCGGCGTCGCCGAACGCGATCGCCAGCGGCATCTGGTCCAGCTCGGCCTCGTTCAGCAGGGTGCCGCTGGCCAGGTGCCAGAGACGCAGGGTGCCCCGCTCGTCACCGGCCGCGAGCAGCAGTTCCCCGTCCAGGTTCTGACCCGCCATCGACAGCACCGCCGCGTCACCGCCGGCCAGCTCCGTGACCCGCCTGCCGTCGTGGACCTCCCAGACCATGACGGAGCCGTCCGCACTCCCGGCCGCCAGCACGGGACGTCCCGCGAGCTCCGCGAAGGCCAGCACTCGGGCCGTCTGCGACAGCCCCTCGCACACCGGACCGGCCTGGCCGCTGCCGCCGTGCCAGAGCCGGACGGTGCAGTCGTGGCCGGCGGTGGCGAGCAGCCGGTGTCCGCCCGCCTCGCCGACGGTCAGCGCGGCCACACCGCCCTCGTGCGCGGTCAGCGTGAACAGCGGGACGCCGCGCAGCGCGTCCCGCACCCGCACGGTGCCGTCCTGCCCGGCCGAGACCACCACCGGGCTGTCCCCGGGGGCGAAGGCCAGGCCCGTGACCGGACCGGCGTGCGGGGTCGGAAGAGCCACGGCGGCGCCGCTGCCGAGCGCGTGGCAGCGGACGGATCCGGCAGCGGTGCCGCAGACCAGCACCGGGCCGTCCACACCCTCGTGGGCCACCGCGAGCGAGGTGACCGGGCCGCCATCCGCAGCCAGCGTGTACAGCTCCGCCCGGGTGTCGAGCGCCCACAGGCGCAGCGCGCCGTCGCCGTACCCGGCGGCGACCACGGGCCTGCCGTCAAGGTCGGCGACCGCCACGGCGTTGACCGGCGCCGGCCGGGCCGGCCCGGACTCCGGCGCGCAGCCGCCGAGCGCGGTCCCGTCGGCCGGGGCCCAGAAGGACACCCGCCCGCTCTCCTCACCGACCGCGAGCAGCGGCCCGCCGTCGTCGTCGGCCACCGCGAGCGAGGTCAGCCAACCGTCACCGGCCGGCCAGCCGTGCAGGGCGGCCCCGGTGTAGACGTCCCAGGTGCGGACGGTTCCGTCCAGAGCGCAGGAGGCGAGCACCGGGCGGTCGTCCAGGTCCAGGAAGGCGAGGCCCGTCACGGTGGCGGTGTGGCCGTCGAGCTCGGCCACCGGCGCGCCGGTGGCGAGGTCCCAGAGGCGGATCCGGCGGTCCTCGCCGGCCGAGGCGAGCACCGCCTGGTCGCCGAGGCCGAGGACGGCGAGTGCGGTGACCCGGTCGGTGTGGCCCACCAGCAGGTGCAGTTGCTCCCCCGAGGCGACGTCCCAGACCCGGACCACGGCGTCGTCGCCCGCGGCGGCGAGCAGTTCGAGCCCGGCGCACCGCGCGAAGCGCAGTACGGCGGCGCCGCGGGCCGCGACCGACATGGCGCCCAGCGCCCGTCCGTCGTCCGCCCGGACCGCGCGGACGTCCCCCGCCCGTCCGGCCGAGAAGACCAGCGGTACGCCCTGGACGGTGCCCGCGGCCACCGCCTGGGCGCCCTCACCGCCGGAGGTTCCGTGGAGCGCCGCTCCGCTGACGGCGTCCCAGACCTGGACCGCGCCGTCCTCGCCGCCGACGGCGAACACCTCGCGCTCCCCGGCGGTGCCGAGGGCGACGGCCGTCGGCAGCACCCCGGAGTCCTCGCCGGACCCGCCCAGGGGCTCCGTCCCGTCCAGTGCGGCGAGCCCGAAGGACCGGCCCTGTTCGGCCAACGCGTACGCGGGGCGCCCGCGTACCGTCCCGATGGCCGCCCGGGAGCGCTCGGGGCTCGGCTCCGACGCGCGCTCGGGTGCACCGCCGCGGACCACTCCGCTCGGCAGCCGGGCGGGGTCGGCGGGGGCGAGGACCTGGGCCGCCGCGGCGGTCAGCACCGCCGCCGCCTCGGGGACGGGGTGGGCCGTGCCGTCGGTCCAGACGGCGTCCCCGGCGGCGGACAGGCCGGCGACGGTGAGCCGGCGGTCCGCCGGGCGGGCCGGCGCCGGGGCGGGGTCGGGGCCCGGTACCGCCGTGCGCAGGGCGGGCAGCAGTCGGGCGAGCACGGCCGGGTCGAGCACGCCCTGGCGGGCCTCGCGGCGTCCTGCGGCGGTCCGGGTGACCCGGAACGTCCCGTCGGGGGTGAGCCACAGGTCGGTCCGGCCGTCCTCCCGGCCCTCGACCAACCGAAGACCGGGGGTTCCGGCCCGGTCACCGGCGGCCGTCTCCGGCCGTCCGTCGATTCCCGACATTCGGGTCCTCCCCTGAAAGCGTGTGAGATGCAAGACATGCCCCCGAATAGTGCTGACGATGCGTCAGCACAGTTCCTCGGGAAAGAGCGTCGCGTACACGGCGTCGTGCAGCGCGTAGTTCCGTGAGCCGCGGAAGGCGCCGGGCCGGTGGCCGACCCGGCGGAAGCCGATGAAGGCCCCCACCACCTGCACCGGCATGTTGTCCGCGGCGGCGTAGGCGTCGATCCGGCGCAGCTCCAGCTGCTCGAAGCCGAACCGGCAGACCAGCCGGAGCGCAGCGGCCGCCACCCGGAGGCTGCGGGCCTCCGGCAGCAGCCAGACGGACACCTCGGCGGTGCCCTGGTCGGGTCTGAGGTCGACGAGTTCGGCCCAGCCGACGGCCGGTCCGCCGTCGAGGACCACCGCGAAGTGGGCCGCCTGGTCACGCGCCCACAGCCGGGGAGGGACATCGGCGATCCAGCGCGCCGCCGACTCCCGGTCGGGGTGGGGGAAGACGGCCTGCATGAACTCACGCACCAGTGGGTCGTGGGTCCCGGCGAGCAGGGTGTCGGCGTCCTCGTCGCACGGACGGCGGATCAGCACGTCGCCGTCCGCGAGGCGCGGCACCGCCCCCAGCGAACTCAACAGACGCATTGCCCCACCCCACCCCGGTTGACGGGGATGAGTCCCCACCCGCCTTCTAGGCGCGATGATGGTCTCTCAGGGGCGTTCGATGCCACCGTCCCTGACGGTTCGCGACCAATGTCACACTATGGCTCCGCATGGAACCGTTTGGCACCGAGGTAAGTCACGACGTCCCCGGCGCCGGGCAGGTCGGGGAGGCAGCCGTCAACGCCGGCGTTCCTGATCGCGTGGTTGCTGTCTTCCCCGCGCAGGCGGGGATCAGCCCATGAACGGCATTCTCCAGTGCGCTCTGGTCGCGTCCTCCCCGCGAGCGCGGGGGTATTCCTATCCGCGAGCACGTCCCGTTCCGCCTCGGCGCGTCGGCCCCGCGCTCCCGGGGATGAGCCCCGTGCGCGCCTGCCGTTGACGGCGAGGTGGTGTGGGGCGTCAGCTTTCCTGGTCGCCGCAAACCTCTTCCAGCAGTGGGTGGCCGGCAGCAGCCGGTCGTCGTCGGCGCAGGTCAGCCGCCAAGATCCGACTGCCGCGCGCCTCTCGCTGTCATGATGGTCCGATGGGCGACCAGAAGAGGTTCGGACCTCCGCGGGTGGCCGATGAGCGTGCCACGCTGACCGGCTTCCTTCAGCGCCAGCGTGACACGCTGGCCATGGCATGCGCGGGGCTCACCGCCGAGCAGCTCAGGGAGAGGGCCCTGCGGCCCTCGGGCTTGTCCCTGCTCGGCCTTCTCCGGCACATGGCCGACGTCGAGCGGACCTGGTTCCGGAACGTGTTGAACGGCGAGAACAGCAACGCGCACTGGCCCCGAAGCGACGGCGGCGCTTTCGACGTCGACACCGCGGACCCGGCCGAGGCGTTCGAGATCTGGCACGAGGAGTGCGCCCGATCCCGCGACATCGTGGACAACGCCGAGTCCCTCGACGTCACCGGCCGGTACCGGGACGACGTCTTCTCGCTCCGCTACATCCTCACCCACATGATCGAGGAGTACGCGCGGCACAACGGCCAGGCCGACCTCCTGCGCGAGCACATCGACGGAACCGCCGAACGGTGACCGGTTACGCATCGTGGCGACGCAGGACAGACCGCCGGCTGCGGCCCGACCCCTTGCCGTCGCGCATGCCCACTGCCGTACGTTGAACGTTGCGCGGCATCGCAGCAGATCCAGCCAGGTGACGTACTTCCGGCATCGGCCGGGAGCATCCCTCCGGCCCGATACCCTTCGTGGACGGGGGCGCCCCTCGCTCGCGATGCGGGGCAGGCACGGCCTAACTCCTCCGGCTATGTCTTCCACCTCGTGGGACAGCCGATCTCGGCGATGTCCTCGGCCAGGTCCGCGAGGGTCAGCTCGGCGTTGAGGGCATGGACCACGTCATCGGTGAGCGGCCGCAGCGCACAGACGTACCGGACGGTGTCCAGGACCACCGGCACCTCGTAGTAGTCGCCGGCGAAGCTCGCGTACGCCTCCGGAGATCGGTCTACGAGGAGCCTGGCGTCGATCCCCTGTTCAGGCGTGAGCGCCCGCGCACTGCGGGTGTCCCCAGCTGTTACCCACCTTGGTGATCGTGTCGCCCTTCGCGTAGGGGCGGGCGCACGGGCACGTGCCGGCGTAGCGCGCGGACAGCGTCCGCGAACCGCCCGAGGTACTCCTCTTCGTCGCGGACGAGGAGGAGGGGCGTCCGGCACGCGGTGAGGAGCTCGGAGCCGGGTCGGGCACGGGGAGGTTGGCAGCAGTCCCGCCGGCGCCCTCCTGGGTGCGGGCGGCGTCGCTGGCGGCCTTGTCGGCAATGGCGTTCAGCGGATCGCCGTTCACCTGGTGGGCGGGAACGTACACGAAGGTGACGTCCCGCCCCTCCAGGAGCGCGTCGATGCGCTGGATCAGTTCGCGGTTGGCCACCGGCTTTCCGGCAGCGGTCTTCCAATCGTTGCGCTTCCATCCCACCAGCCACTTCGTCACCGCGTCGCGGGTGTACGTGCTGTCCAGGCGCACCTCCAGCGGTGCGGCGGGATCCGTCGCTGCCAGCAGCTGCTGCAACGCCGTCAGCTCGCCGACGTTGTTGGTGCTGTGTCCAAGTGCACCGGCCTGCCAGCGCTGAGGAGCCCCGGCGCTGTCCGCGACCACGTAGGCCCAGGCCGCTGGGCCCGGGTTGCCTTTGGCTGCTCCGTCGCAAGCTGCAATGACTCGTTCGACCATGCACCGATCATGCCAGGGCGCGGCAGGCACGGGCCAAGACCGGGATGGGCGACCCGTGGCGGTGCCGTCAGGGTAGAGCCGGAGACCTGGTAGGCGCTCTCGTAAACCCTCCCCTATGACCTCCCCCTCCGCGTGGAAAGGGAATGCGGCCAGCAGGTCGAGGAGGCGGCGCGCCACCTGGTCCAGGACGACGGCGCTGGCCCCGTCGAGCCACTGCGCGTCGTCCAGCACCATGAGGGTGGGCCTGGCGTGCGAAAGGGCCGTCACCAGGGACGCCGTCCTGGTGGCATCGCGGTCCGGACGCTTGACTTGCGGGATGGACGACGACGCGCGGGATCTCGGTCAGGAAGTCACCGAGCCACCTCGCGCAGAAGTAGGTCGCACCGGCCGAATGTCCACCGCCCTCCGCAGGGGCCCGCATCAGGCCCGACCCCTCACACTCCGGGCGTGGTCCCCAAGGCCACGTCCAGCAGGATCTCGGCGGCTCGCCGGGCATCCGTGAACACCTGCGCGTCGTTGCAGGAGGCTGCCAGCGCATTGGCACCCTCGAAGATCACGGCGATTTGCCTGCCGAGACTCTCCGGATCGGCTGCTCCGGCCTCAGCAGCGGTGGCCACCAGGCGATCGCGGAAAGCTTGCTTGTGCCGCTGCGCCAGGTCGACGACCTCCGGTAGCTCTCCGGCGCCCTCGACGACGGCGTTGTGGAAAGGACATCCGCGGAAGAGCGTCGGCGAGTCGCCCTCAAGGGGAGCGAACATCGCCAACAGTCGCTGGGCCGGGGTCAAGTCGCCGCGTTCCAGCTCTGCTTCAGCGGCGATCGGCTTCTCCGACTCGAACCGGCGAAGATACTCCTCCACCAGCGCGTTCTTCGTCGGGAAGTGCACATAGAAGGTCCGAGGCGAGACGTGCGCGGCCTCGATGAGTGCCGCCACGCCGGTGGCGTGGATACCACGTGTGTAGAAGAGCTCCTCCGCGGCGTGCAGGATGCGCTGACGCGCGCCGCGCCCGCCGCGGGCCGTCCCGGTGGTTGATGCAGGTGTCCCCATACCCATAAGTATAGCGATCGCTTTACATCGGCCGTGAAGGAGAGTAGCTTCGACGTCAGGTAAAGCGATCGCCATACCTGGCGGTCCTCGGTGGTCCTCGGTGGCACACTGCCGGCTCCTGCCCGTCCGAGCATCGATCACTGCTCCCGC encodes:
- a CDS encoding TetR/AcrR family transcriptional regulator, with product MAIALPDVEATLLHGRCKAIAILMGMGTPASTTGTARGGRGARQRILHAAEELFYTRGIHATGVAALIEAAHVSPRTFYVHFPTKNALVEEYLRRFESEKPIAAEAELERGDLTPAQRLLAMFAPLEGDSPTLFRGCPFHNAVVEGAGELPEVVDLAQRHKQAFRDRLVATAAEAGAADPESLGRQIAVIFEGANALAASCNDAQVFTDARRAAEILLDVALGTTPGV